The Caballeronia sp. SL2Y3 genome includes a window with the following:
- the lolB gene encoding lipoprotein insertase outer membrane protein LolB: MAFDFFAGAKRPGARRCALGFAAAAALVLSGCALQPRLPTTSEGSTSLATQTSRMYHGRFAVQYVDQNGVARNAYGNFDWQETGDTVTLQLRNPLGQTMAIVTSSPSLATLELPNRQPLNADNVSDLMRNALGFALPVEGLRYWLQPSAAPTSRAETTLDPESNTGRPKEIKQDGWTIDYLAYAEPPAAGVKRINLTRSEPPLDIKLVIDQ; the protein is encoded by the coding sequence ATGGCATTCGACTTCTTCGCCGGCGCGAAGCGTCCCGGGGCGCGGCGCTGCGCGCTCGGATTCGCGGCGGCCGCCGCGCTCGTTCTGTCCGGCTGTGCCCTTCAACCGCGCCTGCCGACTACGTCGGAAGGCTCGACATCGCTCGCGACGCAGACGAGCCGCATGTACCACGGGCGCTTCGCCGTGCAGTACGTCGATCAGAACGGCGTCGCGCGTAACGCCTACGGCAACTTCGACTGGCAGGAAACGGGCGATACGGTCACGCTTCAGTTACGTAATCCGCTCGGGCAGACCATGGCGATCGTCACGTCCTCGCCTTCCCTCGCGACGCTCGAATTGCCGAACCGCCAGCCGCTCAACGCGGACAACGTCTCGGATCTGATGCGCAACGCGCTCGGCTTCGCGCTGCCCGTCGAAGGCTTGCGCTACTGGCTGCAACCGTCGGCGGCGCCGACATCGCGCGCAGAGACGACGCTCGACCCCGAATCGAACACCGGCCGTCCCAAGGAAATCAAGCAGGACGGCTGGACGATCGACTACCTGGCCTATGCCGAGCCGCCTGCCGCCGGCGTCAAGCGCATCAATCTCACGCGCAGCGAGCCGCCGCTCGACATCAAGCTCGTCATCGACCAGTAA
- a CDS encoding tetratricopeptide repeat protein: MNSFVMKLFAKRQAGLTQSFAMPMSRAAGAVALALAALAFAPAHAQSPNATPVPGDDDSAVQTAADALTAPVSGAEQQDLPNVAVSSQIVFQVLAAEVALQRGQPAPAFQTYLSLARDTHDPRFAQRATEIAIAAQSPNDALTSAQLWQQFAPHSERAAQLSASLLIVAGKPDDAKPTLERELAKVSPEQRGEALLSLQALLARGPNRVGGLNVLKDLTANDRDRPEAQLAIARQQLLADDQPGAKASLEKALQLRPDYLPAALTLARMGPQERAEGIASFEQYLAKNPKSHDARLALAQLYLSSDRLDDAQKQFEIMRKNDSKDLTPLMALALIDIQKKQFDKAKDYLNQYAKAAESTPGADPGQAYIYLAQLALEQKDEAAAAQWLDKIPRTSQQYLPAQITRAQLLAKQGKVDDARALINSLQSSDPRDLALLARTDSAILFEAHRYKEAEENLAKAVAAFPDDPDLVYDYAMAAEKNGHYDVMETQLRTLMRTQPNNPQAYNALGYSLVDRNQRLDEAVHLIEKAVSLAPNDAFIMDSLGWARFRQGNAAEAEKILKNAYDLQPNAEIGAHLGEVQWESGQQDQARATWRQAQKLEPGNDTLVKTLKRLQVNDL; encoded by the coding sequence ATGAACTCGTTCGTCATGAAGCTGTTTGCGAAGCGTCAGGCCGGCTTGACGCAATCGTTCGCGATGCCAATGTCCCGCGCCGCCGGCGCGGTGGCGCTGGCACTCGCCGCACTCGCGTTTGCACCCGCGCATGCGCAGTCGCCCAACGCGACGCCCGTTCCAGGCGACGACGATTCCGCTGTGCAAACCGCCGCCGACGCGCTGACCGCGCCCGTCAGCGGCGCGGAGCAACAAGACCTGCCGAACGTGGCCGTATCGAGCCAGATCGTGTTTCAGGTGCTGGCCGCCGAAGTGGCATTGCAGCGCGGACAGCCCGCGCCCGCTTTCCAGACTTACCTCTCGCTCGCCCGCGACACGCACGATCCGCGCTTCGCTCAACGCGCGACCGAAATCGCGATTGCCGCGCAAAGCCCGAACGACGCGCTCACGTCCGCGCAACTCTGGCAGCAGTTCGCGCCGCATTCGGAGCGCGCGGCGCAGTTGAGCGCATCGCTTCTGATCGTTGCGGGCAAGCCCGACGACGCGAAGCCCACGCTCGAGCGCGAACTCGCGAAGGTGTCGCCCGAGCAGCGCGGCGAGGCGCTTCTGTCGCTGCAAGCGCTGCTGGCGCGCGGCCCGAATCGCGTGGGCGGCCTCAACGTGCTGAAGGATCTCACCGCGAACGACCGCGATCGCCCGGAAGCGCAACTCGCGATCGCGCGTCAGCAATTGCTCGCGGACGATCAGCCGGGCGCGAAGGCATCGCTCGAAAAGGCGCTGCAATTGCGGCCCGATTATCTGCCCGCTGCGTTGACGCTCGCGCGCATGGGGCCGCAAGAGCGCGCGGAAGGCATCGCTTCGTTCGAGCAGTATCTGGCAAAGAACCCTAAGTCGCATGATGCGCGGCTCGCGCTCGCGCAACTGTATCTGTCGTCCGACCGGCTCGACGACGCGCAGAAGCAGTTCGAAATCATGCGCAAGAACGATTCGAAGGACCTGACGCCGTTGATGGCGCTCGCGCTCATCGACATCCAGAAGAAGCAGTTCGACAAGGCGAAGGACTATCTAAATCAGTACGCGAAGGCTGCCGAAAGCACGCCGGGCGCGGACCCCGGTCAGGCGTATATCTATCTCGCGCAGCTCGCGCTCGAACAGAAGGATGAAGCCGCCGCCGCGCAGTGGCTCGACAAGATTCCGCGCACGAGCCAGCAGTATTTGCCCGCGCAGATCACGCGGGCGCAATTGCTTGCGAAGCAGGGCAAGGTGGACGATGCGCGGGCGCTCATCAACAGCCTGCAAAGCTCGGATCCGCGCGATCTCGCGCTTCTCGCGCGCACCGATTCCGCGATTCTCTTCGAAGCGCATCGCTATAAGGAAGCCGAGGAAAATCTGGCGAAGGCGGTCGCCGCGTTTCCGGACGATCCCGACCTCGTGTACGACTACGCGATGGCCGCCGAAAAGAACGGCCACTACGACGTGATGGAAACGCAACTGCGCACGCTGATGCGCACGCAACCGAACAATCCGCAGGCGTACAACGCGCTCGGGTACTCGCTCGTCGACCGGAATCAGCGGCTCGACGAAGCGGTGCATCTGATCGAGAAGGCGGTATCGCTCGCGCCGAACGACGCGTTCATCATGGACAGTCTCGGCTGGGCGCGCTTCCGCCAAGGAAACGCAGCCGAAGCTGAGAAGATCCTCAAGAATGCTTATGACCTTCAGCCGAACGCGGAAATCGGCGCGCATCTCGGCGAAGTGCAGTGGGAGTCCGGCCAGCAGGACCAGGCGCGCGCTACGTGGCGGCAGGCTCAGAAGCTCGAACCGGGCAACGATACGCTCGTCAAAACGCTGAAACGACTTCAGGTGAACGATCTCTAA
- the mutM gene encoding bifunctional DNA-formamidopyrimidine glycosylase/DNA-(apurinic or apyrimidinic site) lyase, with product MPELPEVEVTRRGIEPYVAGRRVEHVDVRTPALRWPIPKHLAKTLGHLKIEKVERRGKYLLFETAEGWLIVHLGMTGTLRVLRNVPRPPDAAKHDHVDLIFDEFILRFRDPRRFGAILWHPREDGDVLAHPLLASLGVEPFSPEFSGALLFRETRGRKVSVKQALLAGGIVVGVGNIYASESLFRAGIRPTTAAGRISLVRYDLLADAVRVTLAAAIDKGGSTLRDFVGSNGESGYFQLDYFVYDRAGLPCHVCGTAIRQIVQGQRSTYFCPRCQR from the coding sequence ATGCCCGAACTTCCGGAAGTCGAAGTCACCCGCCGGGGAATCGAACCCTACGTCGCGGGAAGGCGCGTCGAGCATGTCGACGTTCGCACGCCCGCGCTGCGCTGGCCCATCCCGAAGCATCTCGCGAAGACGCTCGGGCATCTGAAAATCGAGAAGGTCGAGCGGCGCGGCAAGTATTTGTTGTTCGAGACCGCCGAAGGCTGGCTCATCGTTCATCTCGGGATGACCGGGACGCTGCGCGTGCTGCGCAACGTGCCGCGGCCGCCGGACGCGGCGAAGCACGATCACGTCGATCTGATCTTCGACGAATTCATTCTGCGTTTTCGCGATCCGCGTCGCTTCGGCGCGATTCTCTGGCATCCGCGCGAAGACGGCGACGTGCTCGCGCATCCGCTGCTTGCGAGTCTGGGCGTCGAGCCGTTCTCGCCAGAGTTCTCGGGCGCGCTGCTGTTTCGCGAGACGCGCGGGCGCAAGGTCTCGGTGAAGCAGGCGCTGCTCGCGGGCGGCATCGTCGTGGGCGTCGGCAACATTTATGCGTCGGAGAGCCTCTTCCGCGCGGGCATCCGGCCGACGACCGCCGCTGGCCGCATCTCGCTCGTGCGCTACGATCTGCTCGCGGATGCGGTGCGCGTGACGCTCGCCGCGGCCATCGACAAAGGCGGCAGCACGCTGCGCGATTTCGTCGGCAGCAATGGCGAATCGGGATACTTTCAGCTCGACTACTTCGTCTATGATCGCGCGGGTCTGCCGTGCCACGTCTGCGGCACGGCGATCCGCCAAATCGTCCAGGGACAGCGTTCGACTTACTTTTGTCCGCGCTGCCAACGCTAA
- the mutY gene encoding A/G-specific adenine glycosylase, with protein MLALTDFSARLIAWQRIHGRHDLPWQNTRDAYRIWLSEIMLQQTQVSTVIPYYARFLERFPSVTALADAPIDDVMALWAGLGYYSRARNLHRCAQVVAHEHGGEFPQTVDELAELPGIGRSTAAAIASFAFGARATILDGNVKRVLARVFGVEGFPGEKRVENAMWTLAESLLPDAADKNEVTAYTQGLMDLGATLCVRGKPDCARCPFAADCVANVEGRQRELPAARPKKTVPTRKTWMLVLKDGDSILLEKRPPTGIWGGLWSLPEAPDEAALAAVAQDNGCEADLQRLTPFSHTFTHFKLDIEPRLGEMRGATPEAKDARTVWAPLSSIDSFGVPAPVRKLLDALTGTLL; from the coding sequence ATGCTTGCACTCACCGATTTCTCTGCGCGCCTGATCGCGTGGCAACGCATTCACGGCCGTCACGATCTGCCGTGGCAAAACACGCGGGACGCCTATCGCATCTGGCTTTCCGAGATCATGCTGCAGCAGACGCAGGTATCGACCGTCATTCCGTACTACGCGCGCTTTCTCGAACGCTTCCCGAGCGTGACCGCGCTCGCGGATGCGCCGATCGACGACGTCATGGCGCTGTGGGCCGGTCTCGGCTACTACTCGCGGGCGCGCAATCTGCATCGCTGCGCGCAGGTCGTCGCGCACGAGCATGGCGGCGAATTTCCCCAAACTGTCGATGAACTCGCGGAGTTGCCGGGCATCGGTCGCTCGACGGCGGCGGCCATCGCGTCGTTCGCATTCGGCGCGCGCGCGACGATTCTCGATGGCAACGTGAAGCGCGTGCTGGCCCGCGTCTTCGGCGTGGAAGGCTTTCCGGGCGAGAAGCGCGTCGAGAACGCGATGTGGACGCTGGCTGAATCGCTCTTGCCCGACGCCGCGGACAAGAACGAAGTCACCGCCTACACGCAGGGCCTGATGGACCTCGGCGCGACGCTCTGCGTGCGCGGCAAGCCGGACTGCGCGCGGTGTCCGTTCGCTGCGGATTGCGTCGCGAATGTCGAAGGGCGGCAGCGCGAACTGCCGGCGGCGCGCCCGAAGAAGACGGTGCCGACGCGCAAGACGTGGATGCTGGTGCTGAAGGACGGCGATTCGATTCTGCTGGAAAAGCGCCCGCCGACGGGCATCTGGGGCGGATTGTGGAGCCTGCCCGAAGCGCCCGACGAGGCGGCGCTCGCCGCAGTCGCGCAAGACAACGGCTGCGAGGCGGACTTGCAGCGCCTGACGCCCTTCTCGCACACGTTCACGCACTTCAAGCTCGACATCGAGCCGCGCCTCGGCGAAATGCGCGGCGCGACGCCGGAAGCAAAGGACGCGCGCACCGTATGGGCGCCGCTGTCTAGCATCGATTCGTTCGGCGTGCCCGCGCCCGTGCGCAAGCTGCTCGACGCGCTGACCGGCACGCTGCTCTAA
- a CDS encoding LON peptidase substrate-binding domain-containing protein, translated as MSSNPANPANPVLFDVPLFPLHTVLFPGGLLPLKIFEARYLDMARGCLREKTPFGVCLLKSGHEIASPGEPSVPENVGCLAEIIECDVDTFGLLLVQARGTERFRLLSHRVEASNLLVGTAELYGDDRPLQGAEALAKFGACAEVLERIIEAIKTREPENLPFIEPFLLDDPTWVSNRLSEILPIPMRSRQKLMELLDAGARIDVVHHYMQHHQLL; from the coding sequence ATGTCCTCGAATCCCGCGAATCCCGCGAATCCCGTTCTCTTCGACGTGCCGCTGTTTCCGCTGCACACGGTGCTTTTCCCCGGCGGGCTTCTGCCGCTCAAGATCTTCGAGGCGCGCTATCTCGACATGGCGCGCGGCTGCCTGCGCGAAAAGACGCCGTTCGGCGTGTGTCTTCTGAAGAGCGGGCACGAGATCGCGTCGCCGGGTGAGCCGTCGGTGCCCGAGAACGTGGGCTGTCTCGCGGAAATCATCGAATGCGATGTGGATACCTTCGGGCTGCTGCTCGTGCAGGCGCGCGGCACGGAGCGGTTCCGGCTGCTTTCGCATCGCGTGGAGGCGAGCAATCTGCTCGTCGGCACCGCCGAGCTATATGGCGACGACCGGCCGTTGCAAGGCGCGGAGGCGCTCGCCAAGTTCGGCGCGTGCGCGGAAGTGCTCGAACGGATCATCGAGGCCATCAAGACGCGCGAGCCGGAGAACCTGCCGTTCATCGAGCCGTTTCTGCTGGACGATCCCACGTGGGTCTCCAACCGGCTCTCGGAAATCCTGCCGATTCCCATGCGCTCCCGCCAGAAGCTGATGGAACTGCTCGACGCGGGCGCGCGCATCGACGTCGTGCATCACTACATGCAGCACCATCAACTGCTTTAG
- the rapZ gene encoding RNase adapter RapZ, whose amino-acid sequence MRIILITGISGSGKSVALNALEDGGYYCVDNLPPRFLPELAAYLASEGQQRLAVAIDARSSLSLDEVPSIIDNLTKAYDLRVLFLNASTQALIQRFSETRRRHPLSGPPGHDASVGVLNSLGEAIERERELVAGLAEYGHQIDTSNLRANVLRAWVRRFVETDAADLTLMFESFGFKRGVPLDADLVFDVRTLPNPYYDRELRPFTGRDQPIIDYLSAQPMVGEMIDDIDGFVGKWLPRFRDDNRSYLTVAIGCTGGQHRSVYIAEALAARFRDAATVIVRHRDAPIPVDESASTTRT is encoded by the coding sequence ATGCGTATCATCCTGATTACCGGCATTTCCGGCTCCGGCAAGTCCGTCGCGCTCAACGCGCTCGAAGACGGCGGCTACTACTGCGTCGACAACCTGCCTCCGCGCTTTCTGCCCGAACTCGCCGCGTATCTCGCGAGCGAGGGGCAGCAGCGTCTCGCCGTCGCGATCGACGCCCGTTCGAGCCTGTCGCTCGACGAAGTTCCGTCCATCATCGACAACCTCACGAAAGCCTACGACCTGCGCGTGCTGTTTCTCAACGCCAGCACGCAGGCGCTCATTCAACGCTTCTCCGAAACACGCCGCCGTCATCCGCTGTCCGGTCCTCCGGGGCACGACGCGAGCGTGGGCGTGCTGAATTCGCTTGGCGAAGCCATCGAGCGGGAGCGCGAACTCGTCGCGGGACTCGCGGAATACGGGCATCAGATCGACACGAGCAACCTGCGTGCGAACGTGCTGCGCGCGTGGGTGCGGCGCTTCGTCGAAACCGACGCCGCCGATCTCACGCTGATGTTCGAATCGTTCGGATTCAAGCGCGGCGTGCCGCTCGACGCCGATCTCGTCTTCGACGTGCGCACGCTGCCGAACCCGTACTACGACCGCGAGTTGCGCCCGTTCACCGGCCGCGATCAGCCGATCATCGACTATCTCTCGGCTCAGCCGATGGTCGGCGAAATGATCGACGATATCGACGGCTTCGTCGGCAAATGGCTGCCGCGTTTTCGCGACGACAACCGCAGCTATCTGACCGTCGCAATCGGCTGCACGGGCGGGCAGCATCGCTCGGTGTATATCGCGGAGGCGCTCGCCGCGCGCTTTCGCGACGCTGCAACCGTGATCGTGCGGCATCGTGACGCGCCCATTCCCGTGGATGAGAGCGCGAGCACCACGCGAACCTGA
- the hprK gene encoding HPr(Ser) kinase/phosphatase, translated as MDTSSINAQSIFDDNAAALKLSWLTGHEGWERGFSSETVANATSSADLVGHLNLIHPNRIQVLGDAEINYYQRQSDEDRSRHMAELIALEPPFLVVAGEVGAPPELVLRCTRSSTPLFTTRMSAAAVIDSLRAYMSRILAPRATLHGVFIDILGMGVLLTGDSGLGKSELGLELISRGHGLVADDAVDFVRLGPDFVEGRCPPLLQNLLEVRGLGLLDIKTIFGETAVRRKMKLKLIVQLVRRPDGEFQRLPLESQTVDVLGLPISKVTIQVAAGRNLAVLVEAAVRNTILQLRGIDTLRDFMDRQRLAMQDPDSQFPGKLV; from the coding sequence ATGGATACGTCCAGCATCAACGCCCAAAGTATTTTCGACGACAACGCCGCCGCTCTGAAACTCAGCTGGCTCACCGGGCACGAAGGCTGGGAACGCGGGTTTTCGAGCGAAACGGTGGCGAACGCAACGTCGAGCGCCGACCTCGTCGGCCACCTGAATCTCATTCACCCGAACCGCATTCAGGTGCTGGGCGACGCCGAGATCAACTACTACCAGCGCCAATCCGACGAAGACCGCTCGCGCCACATGGCCGAGCTGATCGCGCTGGAGCCGCCGTTCCTGGTCGTAGCGGGCGAAGTGGGCGCGCCGCCCGAACTCGTGCTTCGCTGCACGCGCTCGTCGACGCCGCTTTTCACCACGCGCATGTCGGCGGCGGCCGTCATCGACAGTCTGCGCGCGTATATGTCGCGGATTCTCGCGCCGCGCGCCACGCTGCACGGCGTGTTCATCGACATTCTCGGCATGGGCGTGCTGCTGACGGGCGATTCCGGCCTCGGCAAAAGCGAACTCGGCCTCGAACTTATCAGCCGCGGCCACGGACTCGTTGCCGACGACGCCGTCGATTTCGTGCGTCTCGGTCCGGATTTCGTCGAGGGACGCTGCCCGCCGCTCCTGCAAAACCTGCTGGAAGTGCGCGGCCTCGGCCTGCTCGATATCAAGACCATCTTCGGGGAGACCGCGGTGCGCCGGAAGATGAAGCTCAAGCTGATCGTGCAGCTCGTGCGCCGCCCGGACGGCGAATTCCAGCGCCTGCCGCTCGAAAGCCAGACCGTCGATGTGCTCGGCCTGCCCATCAGCAAAGTGACGATTCAGGTCGCCGCAGGCCGCAACCTTGCTGTACTGGTGGAAGCGGCAGTGCGCAACACGATTCTGCAATTGCGCGGCATCGACACCTTGCGCGATTTCATGGACCGTCAGCGGCTTGCCATGCAGGACCCGGACAGCCAGTTTCCCGGCAAACTCGTCTGA
- the ptsN gene encoding PTS IIA-like nitrogen regulatory protein PtsN, with protein MNRLAKFLPIENVVLGLSVTSKKRVFEQAGLIFENQNGIARSIVTDNLFARERLGSTGLGEGVAIPHGRIKGLKQPLAAFVRLAEPVAFESPDGQPVSLLIFLLVPEQATQQHLEILSEIAQLLSDSEARERLHKEENREALYQVLTQWQP; from the coding sequence ATGAATCGTTTAGCCAAATTTCTTCCCATCGAGAACGTGGTTCTCGGACTGTCCGTCACCAGCAAGAAGCGTGTATTCGAGCAAGCGGGCCTGATCTTCGAGAACCAGAACGGCATCGCCCGCAGCATCGTCACCGACAACCTCTTCGCCCGCGAGCGCCTGGGTTCCACCGGGCTCGGCGAAGGCGTCGCCATTCCGCATGGCCGCATCAAGGGGCTGAAGCAGCCGCTCGCTGCCTTCGTGCGCCTGGCCGAGCCTGTCGCGTTCGAATCGCCCGACGGTCAGCCGGTGTCGCTCCTCATCTTCCTGCTCGTGCCCGAACAGGCTACGCAGCAGCACCTCGAAATTTTGTCGGAGATCGCGCAACTGCTCTCCGACAGCGAAGCGCGCGAGCGTCTGCACAAGGAAGAGAACCGTGAGGCGCTGTACCAGGTGCTCACGCAATGGCAACCGTAA
- the hpf gene encoding ribosome hibernation-promoting factor, HPF/YfiA family gives MNLKISGHHLELTPALREFVITKLDRVLRHFDQVMDGNVVLSVDTHRDKDKRNKAEINLHLKGKDIFIESCDADMYAAIDLMVDKLDRQVIRHKDKIQGHAHEAAKYREEAHGLEAPSP, from the coding sequence ATGAATCTGAAGATCAGTGGACACCACCTCGAATTGACGCCTGCGTTGCGCGAGTTTGTGATCACGAAGCTGGACAGAGTGCTCCGTCATTTTGATCAGGTGATGGATGGCAACGTTGTCCTCTCGGTCGACACTCATAGGGACAAGGACAAGCGCAACAAGGCGGAAATCAATCTGCACCTGAAGGGCAAGGACATTTTCATCGAGAGTTGTGACGCTGATATGTACGCCGCCATCGACCTGATGGTCGACAAGCTGGATCGCCAGGTCATTCGCCACAAGGACAAGATCCAGGGTCACGCACACGAAGCCGCGAAGTACCGCGAAGAAGCGCACGGCCTGGAAGCGCCCTCGCCCTGA
- a CDS encoding RNA polymerase factor sigma-54, translating to MKASLQLRLSQHLALTPQLQQSIRLLQLSTLELQQEVAMAVAQNPLLENDDDWIASPLRVAADGSLIATAGASSAAPEPMMSNGSTSSSSSSERSESSEPQGVDEYNGLSSDGGTDSSNWNLEDYGRSSNASDDDDLPPLQIHESTTTLRDHLTAQLRMTQANQRDRALITFLIESLDEDGYLTSSLEEIQADLPDELEVDVDELSAALALLQSFDPPGVGGRSASECLKLQLLRLDASPTRTLALDIVTNHLELLAARDFTRLRKQLKASDDALRDAHVLIRSLEPFPGAAYGKSEADYVVPDILVRKSASGWTAELNPEIVPRLRINHLYANILRNNRGDPGSGSLRQQLQEARWLIKNIQQRFETILRVAQAIVERQKNFFAHGEIAMRPLVLREIADTLGLHESTVSRVTTGKYMLTPFGTLEFKYFFGSHVSTDTGGAASSTAIRALIKQLIGAEDPKTPLSDSRIAELLAEQGFVVARRTVAKYREALKIPAVNLRKSL from the coding sequence ATGAAAGCCAGCCTCCAACTTCGCCTATCGCAGCATCTTGCGCTCACCCCGCAACTGCAGCAGTCCATCCGGCTGCTGCAGTTGTCGACGCTCGAACTGCAGCAGGAAGTGGCGATGGCCGTCGCGCAAAACCCGCTGCTGGAAAACGACGACGACTGGATCGCGAGCCCCCTTCGCGTGGCCGCAGACGGCTCGCTGATTGCCACGGCCGGCGCGAGCAGCGCCGCCCCCGAGCCGATGATGAGCAACGGCTCGACTTCCAGTTCGTCGAGCTCCGAACGATCGGAAAGCAGCGAGCCGCAGGGCGTCGATGAGTACAACGGCCTTTCATCCGACGGCGGCACGGATTCGAGCAACTGGAATTTGGAAGACTACGGCCGTTCGAGCAACGCCTCCGACGACGACGACCTCCCGCCGCTGCAAATCCACGAATCGACAACGACGCTGCGCGACCATCTCACCGCGCAACTGCGCATGACGCAGGCGAACCAGCGCGACCGCGCGCTGATCACGTTTCTGATCGAATCGCTGGATGAGGACGGGTATCTCACGTCGTCGCTGGAAGAAATTCAGGCAGATTTGCCGGACGAACTCGAAGTCGATGTCGACGAACTCAGCGCGGCATTAGCCTTGCTCCAGAGTTTCGACCCGCCGGGTGTCGGCGGCCGGTCGGCGTCGGAGTGTCTGAAGCTGCAATTGCTGCGGCTCGATGCATCGCCCACGCGCACGCTCGCGCTCGATATCGTCACGAACCATCTGGAACTGCTCGCCGCGCGCGACTTCACGCGCTTGCGCAAGCAACTGAAGGCAAGCGACGACGCGCTGAGAGACGCGCATGTGCTGATCCGGTCGCTGGAGCCGTTTCCCGGCGCCGCATACGGCAAGAGCGAAGCGGACTACGTGGTGCCGGACATTCTGGTGCGCAAATCCGCGAGCGGATGGACCGCGGAGCTGAACCCGGAGATCGTGCCGCGGCTGCGGATCAACCATCTGTACGCGAACATTTTGCGCAACAACCGTGGCGATCCGGGCAGTGGTTCGCTGCGTCAACAGCTTCAGGAAGCACGCTGGCTGATCAAGAATATCCAGCAGCGCTTCGAGACGATTCTTCGCGTCGCGCAGGCAATTGTCGAGCGTCAGAAGAACTTTTTTGCGCATGGTGAAATCGCCATGCGGCCCTTGGTTTTGCGGGAGATTGCTGATACGCTGGGTTTACACGAATCGACGGTTTCTCGTGTGACCACCGGGAAGTACATGCTCACCCCATTCGGGACGCTTGAATTTAAGTACTTCTTTGGATCGCACGTTTCCACCGACACGGGCGGCGCCGCATCCTCCACGGCGATCCGGGCCCTCATCAAGCAACTGATAGGAGCGGAAGACCCGAAAACGCCTCTTTCAGACAGCCGCATCGCCGAACTGCTGGCGGAACAAGGCTTCGTGGTCGCGCGGCGCACCGTCGCCAAATACCGCGAGGCGCTGAAAATCCCCGCAGTCAATCTGCGCAAGTCTCTTTGA
- the lptB gene encoding LPS export ABC transporter ATP-binding protein — MNSPALSPSKPDGKSSSLVVRNLKKRYGSRTVVKDVSLDVKSGEVVGLLGPNGAGKTTSFYMIVGLVPLDAGEIDLDGKSISLLPIHQRAHLGLSYLPQEASVFRKLTVEQNIRAVLELQTDASGKRLSKDAITQRAEALLDELQIAHLRENPALSLSGGERRRVEIARALATNPSFILLDEPFAGVDPIAVLEIQKIVKFLKQRNIGVLITDHNVRETLGICDHAYIISDGSVLAAGAPSEIIENENVRRVYLGEHFRM; from the coding sequence GTGAATTCGCCCGCCCTGTCCCCAAGCAAGCCGGACGGCAAGTCGAGTTCGCTCGTCGTCCGCAACCTGAAGAAGCGGTACGGTTCGCGCACCGTCGTGAAAGACGTCTCGCTCGACGTGAAGAGCGGCGAAGTCGTCGGTCTGCTCGGCCCGAACGGCGCGGGCAAGACCACGTCGTTCTATATGATCGTCGGCCTCGTGCCGCTCGACGCGGGCGAAATCGATCTCGACGGCAAATCCATCAGCCTGCTGCCGATCCATCAGCGCGCGCATCTCGGCCTGTCGTATCTGCCGCAGGAAGCGTCCGTGTTCCGCAAGCTCACCGTCGAGCAGAACATTCGCGCCGTGCTGGAACTGCAAACGGACGCGTCGGGCAAGCGACTGTCGAAGGATGCCATCACGCAGCGCGCGGAGGCCCTGCTCGACGAACTGCAAATCGCGCATCTGCGTGAAAATCCGGCGCTCTCGCTGTCGGGCGGCGAGCGGCGGCGCGTGGAAATCGCACGGGCGCTCGCGACGAATCCCAGCTTCATTCTGCTCGATGAACCCTTCGCCGGCGTCGATCCGATCGCCGTGCTGGAAATCCAGAAGATCGTGAAGTTTCTGAAGCAGCGCAACATCGGCGTGCTGATCACGGACCACAACGTGCGCGAGACGCTCGGCATTTGCGACCACGCTTACATCATCAGCGACGGCAGCGTGCTCGCGGCCGGCGCGCCGAGCGAGATCATCGAGAATGAGAACGTGCGGCGCGTCTATCTCGGCGAGCATTTCCGCATGTAG